A DNA window from Pleuronectes platessa chromosome 19, fPlePla1.1, whole genome shotgun sequence contains the following coding sequences:
- the ppwd1 gene encoding peptidylprolyl isomerase domain and WD repeat-containing protein 1 — protein sequence MAESENNVDLKRKADESPVAEGNEEEEEWVGPMPNEATQPKKRKVLEYERVYLNNLPSAAMYERSYMHRDVISHIVCTKTDFIITASQDGHVKFWKKREDEGIEFVKHFRSHLGFLECIAVSSEGALFCSVGDDQAMKVFDVVNFDMINMLKMGFHPGQCEWIYNPGDAISTVACSEKTTGKIFVYDGRGGSEVLHVFDKMHSSPLAQMRLNPRFRVIVSADKAGMLEYWTGLPSDFKFPKHVDWEFKTDTDLYEFAKNKTYPTSLAFSSDGRKMATIATDRKVRIFRFLTGKLTRVFDESLSMFTELQQMRQQLPDMEFGRRMASERELEKVDGIRLTNIIFDETGHFVLYGTMLGIKVINVETNRCVRILGKLENIRVVQLSLFQGVAKASQVAPTVEMKASDNPALDNVTPDPTIFCTAFKKNRFYMFSKREPEDTKGADSDRDIFNEKPSKEEVMAATQAEGPKRVSDSAIIHTTMGDIHIKLFPVECPKTVENFCVHSRNSYFNGHIFHRVIKGFMIQTGDPTGTGMGGESIWGGEFEDEFHATLRHDRPYTLSMANGGPGTNGSQFFITVVPTPWLDNKHTVFGRCTKGMEAVQRISNVKINPKTDKPYEDISIINITIK from the exons ATGGCGGAGTCAGAAAACAATGTGGATTTAAAACGAAAAGCAGATGAAAGTCCGGTGGCAGAAggaaatgaagaagaggaagaatggGTCGGGCCGATGCCCAACGAAGCCACACAACCCAAGAAAAGGAAAG TTTTGGAATATGAGCGCGTCTACCTGAACAACCTGCCTTCAGCTGCCATGTACGAGAGGAGCTACATGCACAGAGACGTGATCTCGCACATAGTTTGCACCAA GACAGACTTCatcatcacagccagccaggacGGCCATGTCAAGTtctggaagaagagagaggacgagggaaTAGAGTTTGTCAAACATTTCCGGAGTCATCTCG GTTTCTTGGAGTGCATTGCAGTCAGTTCTGAAGGGGCTCTTTTCTGCTCTGTCGGTGATGATCAGGCCATGAAAGTATTTGATGTTGTCAATTTTGACATGATCAATATGCTGAAGATGGG CTTTCATCCAGGTCAGTGTGAGTGGATCTATAACCCCGGAGATGCCATTTCCACAGTGGCCTGCTCGGAAAAAACCACAGGGAAGATCTTTGTGTATGACGGACGGGGAGGCAGCGAAGTCCTCCATGTCTTCGACAAAATGCATTCCTCGCCGCTGGCCCAAATGCGCCTAAATCCCCGATTTAGAGTCATCGTTTCTGCAGACAAAGCAGGGATGCTGGAGTACTGGACCGGCCTTCCGAGTGATTTCAAGTTCCCCAAACATGTGGACTGGGAATTCAAAACAGACACAGATTTGTATGAATttgcaaaaaacaaaacctaTCCCACCAGCCTGGCGTTTTCTTCTGATGGAAGGAAGATGGCCACAATTGCCACTGACAGGAAAGTCAGGATCTTCCGTTTTCTGACCGGAAAACTGACGAGGGTGTTTGATGAATCATTATCG ATGTTCACAGAGCTGCAACAGATGAGGCAGCAGCTGCCTGACATGGAGTTCGGGCGACGAATGGCTTcggagagagagctggagaaaGTGGATGGTATCCGGTTGACAAATATCATCTTTGATGAGACCGGCCACTTTGTGCTCTACGGGACAATGCTGGGCATCAAGGTCATCAATGTGGAAACCAACAG ATGTGTGCGGATCCTCGGGAAGCTGGAGAACATTCGTGTGGTCCAGCTGAGTTTGTTTCAGGGCGTCGCAAAGGCCTCGCAGGTGGCCCCCACTGTGGAGATGAAGGCGTCTGATAATCCTGCCTTAGATAACGTAACGCCCGACCCCACCATATTCTGCACAGCCTTCAAGAAGAACCGCTTTTACATG TTCTCCAAAAGAGAACCAGAGGATACAAAGGGCGCAGACTCAGACCGAGACATCTTTAACGAGAAACCTTCCAAGGAAGAGGTTATGGCTGCGACTCAGGCCGAGGGCCCCAAGAGAGTGTCTGACAGTGCCATCATCCACACCACCATGGGAGACATCCACATCAAGCTCTTCCCAGTAGA ATGCCCAAAAACCGTGGAGAACTTCTGCGTTCACAGCAGGAATAGCTACTTTAACGGTCACATATTCCACAGAGTAATCAAG GGCTTTATGATCCAGACAGGAGACCCAACAGGCACAGGCATGGGAGGAGAGAGCATCTGGGGAGGAGAGTTCGAGGACGAGTTCCACGCCACGCTGAGGCACGACCGCCCGTACACGCTCAGTATGGCAAATGGAGGCCCCGGCACCAACGGCTCCcagtttttcatcactgtcGTACCCACT